In Synechocystis sp. PCC 6714, the following are encoded in one genomic region:
- a CDS encoding M23 family metallopeptidase — protein MKLQSKRQRRSPRKIIFFLSAFLLLGPFFCGGSPAQELTVPLTDLCPEPITERMTPHVVKAGETIDSIAGQYQLVPATLISVNSQLSSGQVTPGQTILIPPFNGRFVSVPAGATWRDLASAYGLRADILFEINGCTEKPSRAFIPGISWSANAPSNVDNYTGLAQWPIQPTPKIGLDYGWQNQAAGQDAFFHSGVDLLAPLDTPVTAAAAGEVILVSQEGAYGFLVVIDHGNGRQTRYAHLARFAVGPGERVTPGTVIGYVGSTGRPDMAESHLHFEVRVQSPVGWAAQDPKLHLPRN, from the coding sequence TTGAAGCTGCAATCAAAACGGCAACGGCGATCGCCAAGGAAAATAATTTTCTTTCTCTCGGCGTTCCTGCTCCTTGGGCCTTTTTTCTGCGGTGGTAGTCCCGCCCAGGAGCTAACCGTTCCTCTCACTGACCTGTGTCCCGAACCCATCACCGAAAGAATGACTCCCCACGTGGTGAAAGCCGGGGAAACCATTGACAGCATCGCCGGCCAATATCAACTGGTGCCTGCCACCCTCATCAGTGTTAACAGTCAGTTGTCCAGTGGCCAAGTTACCCCAGGGCAGACGATTTTGATTCCCCCTTTCAACGGTCGTTTTGTCTCCGTACCAGCGGGGGCCACTTGGCGGGATTTGGCCTCTGCCTATGGTTTGCGGGCAGATATTTTATTTGAAATCAACGGTTGCACAGAAAAACCCAGTCGTGCCTTTATCCCTGGCATCAGTTGGAGTGCCAATGCCCCTAGCAATGTGGATAACTACACGGGCTTGGCCCAATGGCCTATCCAACCGACTCCCAAAATTGGCTTAGATTACGGTTGGCAAAATCAAGCTGCAGGGCAAGATGCCTTTTTTCACAGTGGGGTGGATCTGTTGGCACCTCTGGATACCCCTGTTACGGCCGCCGCGGCTGGGGAGGTAATTTTGGTCAGTCAAGAAGGAGCCTATGGTTTTCTAGTGGTCATTGACCATGGTAATGGCCGCCAAACCCGCTATGCTCATCTGGCTCGATTTGCGGTAGGTCCTGGGGAAAGGGTGACCCCTGGTACTGTGATTGGCTACGTGGGCAGCACTGGCCGACCGGATATGGCCGAATCCCATCTCCATTTTGAAGTGCGGGTTCAGTCCCCCGTGGGTTGGGCCGCCCAGGATCCCAAATTGCATTTACCCCGTAATTAA
- a CDS encoding RNA-binding protein: MSIYVGNLSYQATEDDVLTVFSEYGTVKRVQLPTDRETGRMRGFGFVEMSSETEEAAAIEALDGAEWMGRDLKVNKARPRTPR, from the coding sequence ATGTCCATTTATGTCGGGAACCTTTCTTATCAAGCCACCGAAGATGACGTTTTAACTGTCTTCTCCGAGTATGGCACTGTTAAGCGGGTTCAACTCCCCACTGATCGGGAAACTGGTCGTATGCGGGGTTTTGGTTTCGTTGAAATGTCTTCCGAAACGGAAGAAGCGGCCGCCATTGAAGCTCTGGATGGAGCCGAATGGATGGGGCGGGATCTCAAAGTTAATAAAGCAAGACCGAGAACCCCTCGTTAA
- the gatA gene encoding Asp-tRNA(Asn)/Glu-tRNA(Gln) amidotransferase subunit GatA: MSLIRALHQKLIDQEISAVAVAQASLTRIEALEGKLKSFLQVTGPQAIAQAERVDAQIAAGEPINLLAGIPIGIKDNLCTKGIVTTCASQILQGFVPPYESSVTAKLQNVGAVMVGKTNLDEFAMGSSTENSGYQVTANPWDLTRVPGGSSGGSAAAVAADECLIALGSDTGGSIRQPASLCGVVGMKPTYGLVSRFGLVAYASSLDQIGPFARRVEDAAILLQAIAGYDSKDSTSLNVPIPDYTQALKPDLKGVKVGVIMDAFGEGLDDTVNEAVQTAIAKLKELGATIEEIHCPRFRSGIAAYYVIAPSEASANLARYDAVRYGLRTEADNLMEMYTQTRAKGFGAEVKRRIMLGTYALSAGYYDAYYLKAQKVRTLIKQDFDQAFTKVDVLVCPTAPTTAFKAGEKTDDPLSMYLSDLMTIPVNLAGLPAMSVPCGFDDNNLPIGLQLVGNALGEEMLFRVGYAYEQATTWHDRQPDLSA; encoded by the coding sequence ATGTCGCTTATTCGTGCGCTGCACCAAAAATTAATAGATCAAGAAATTTCTGCTGTTGCCGTTGCCCAGGCCAGTTTGACAAGAATCGAAGCACTGGAAGGCAAGTTAAAAAGTTTTTTGCAGGTGACGGGTCCCCAGGCGATCGCCCAGGCAGAAAGGGTGGATGCCCAGATTGCAGCGGGGGAACCCATTAACTTACTGGCGGGCATTCCCATTGGCATTAAAGATAATCTTTGCACCAAGGGCATTGTTACCACCTGTGCTTCCCAAATTTTGCAGGGTTTTGTGCCTCCCTACGAGTCCAGTGTGACGGCAAAGTTACAGAATGTTGGGGCAGTAATGGTGGGCAAAACCAACCTGGATGAGTTTGCCATGGGCAGTTCCACGGAAAATTCCGGTTACCAGGTCACTGCTAACCCTTGGGATCTAACCAGGGTGCCGGGGGGATCTTCCGGTGGCTCCGCCGCCGCCGTGGCCGCCGATGAATGTTTGATTGCTTTGGGTTCTGACACTGGGGGCTCCATCCGTCAGCCCGCTTCCCTCTGTGGCGTAGTGGGCATGAAACCCACCTATGGCCTGGTTTCCCGTTTCGGCTTAGTGGCCTATGCTTCCTCTTTGGATCAAATTGGTCCCTTTGCCCGCCGGGTGGAGGATGCGGCCATTCTGCTCCAGGCGATCGCCGGCTACGACAGTAAGGATTCCACCAGTTTAAATGTGCCTATCCCTGATTACACCCAAGCCCTCAAGCCAGACTTAAAGGGGGTGAAAGTGGGGGTGATTATGGATGCCTTTGGGGAAGGATTAGATGATACGGTCAATGAAGCAGTGCAAACGGCGATCGCCAAACTGAAGGAATTGGGGGCCACCATTGAGGAAATCCATTGTCCCCGGTTCCGTTCCGGCATTGCGGCCTATTACGTCATTGCCCCTTCCGAAGCATCGGCTAATCTGGCCCGTTACGACGCAGTGCGCTACGGCCTGCGGACAGAGGCGGATAATTTGATGGAAATGTACACTCAGACCAGAGCTAAGGGTTTTGGTGCGGAGGTCAAACGGCGCATTATGCTGGGCACCTATGCTCTCTCCGCCGGTTATTACGATGCCTATTACCTCAAGGCCCAAAAGGTAAGAACCCTGATTAAACAGGATTTCGATCAAGCCTTCACCAAAGTAGATGTGCTGGTTTGCCCCACCGCCCCCACTACGGCCTTCAAAGCTGGGGAAAAAACCGACGATCCCCTCAGCATGTACCTATCCGATTTAATGACCATTCCCGTTAACTTAGCTGGTTTACCGGCCATGAGTGTGCCCTGCGGCTTTGACGACAATAATTTGCCCATTGGGCTCCAGTTGGTGGGTAATGCACTGGGAGAAGAAATGCTGTTCCGGGTGGGCTATGCCTATGAACAAGCCACCACATGGCACGATCGCCAACCGGATTTATCGGCCTAG
- a CDS encoding TIGR00297 family protein has protein sequence MDDSLLSEIWRQSLTFPWLSAVILNSFLLALAAIAPKKLLTAAGYGHAWGLGVIIWAALGWRGYLVVLAYFFVGSAVTRIGQKEKEAAGIAEKRSGQRGPENVWGSALIAALCALAIAFGPEAGQPWLALGYVASFSTKLSDTTASEVGKAYGKSTFLITTLQPVPRGTEGAVSLEGTMAGFMAGLALAILGYGVGLISVGGIIFSTLAAFIATNLESVIGATLQNKWPWLTNEVVNGINTFLGAAIAIAMQATAQLI, from the coding sequence ATGGATGATTCCCTGCTCAGTGAAATTTGGCGGCAAAGTCTGACTTTTCCCTGGCTTAGCGCTGTTATTCTCAACAGTTTTTTGCTAGCTTTAGCGGCGATCGCCCCGAAGAAGCTTTTAACTGCCGCTGGTTACGGCCATGCCTGGGGACTGGGGGTAATCATTTGGGCGGCCCTAGGCTGGCGGGGCTACTTGGTGGTTTTAGCCTACTTTTTCGTGGGTTCCGCCGTTACCCGCATTGGTCAAAAGGAAAAAGAAGCCGCGGGCATTGCCGAAAAAAGATCCGGCCAACGGGGTCCAGAAAATGTTTGGGGTTCTGCCTTAATCGCTGCCCTCTGTGCCCTGGCGATCGCCTTTGGGCCGGAAGCGGGGCAACCCTGGTTAGCGTTGGGTTACGTGGCTAGCTTTAGCACTAAGCTATCGGACACCACCGCCAGCGAAGTGGGCAAGGCCTACGGTAAAAGCACCTTTTTAATCACCACTCTGCAACCGGTTCCCAGGGGAACGGAGGGGGCCGTGAGTTTGGAAGGAACGATGGCGGGGTTTATGGCGGGGTTGGCCCTGGCAATTTTGGGGTACGGCGTGGGTCTAATTTCCGTCGGGGGAATAATTTTTTCCACCCTGGCCGCTTTCATTGCCACCAATCTGGAGAGCGTAATTGGCGCAACTTTGCAAAATAAATGGCCTTGGCTGACCAATGAAGTAGTTAACGGCATTAACACTTTCCTCGGTGCGGCGATCGCCATTGCCATGCAAGCCACAGCCCAGTTGATTTGA
- the nspC gene encoding carboxynorspermidine decarboxylase yields the protein MSIVQKPVLSSLPSPCFVLEEELLQRNLEVFERLQRSAPIEVMLALKGFALFHCFPWLRSGLAGASASSLWEARLAAEEFGKEVHVYAPTYRPDDLPAIIPLASHITFNSLGQWQRYGDLLQGTKAKAGLRINPEYSPVQTDLYNPCVPGSRLGVQGAMLAGSLPAGISGFLSHNLCESDHLALAKTLAQIEKLFGQYLPQIEWLNLGGGHLMTSQGYDVDYAIEVIREFHQRHPHLRLIMEPGSAIAWQTGFLISTVEDLIATPEFTHAMLDVSFTAHMPDCLEMPYRPEVRGARIPKKGDKVYRLGGSSCLAGDFLGDYAFDQPLQVGDRLIFEDMMHYTMVKTTTFNGVHHPAIGCLRRSGEFELWRTFGYEDYRNRLG from the coding sequence GTGAGTATCGTCCAAAAGCCGGTTTTATCTAGCCTACCTTCCCCCTGTTTTGTGCTGGAAGAGGAATTGTTGCAACGTAACTTAGAGGTTTTTGAGCGTCTGCAAAGGTCCGCTCCCATCGAAGTGATGTTGGCCCTCAAAGGTTTTGCCCTCTTTCACTGTTTTCCTTGGTTGCGATCCGGTCTGGCTGGAGCCTCCGCTAGTTCCCTATGGGAAGCACGGCTGGCGGCGGAGGAATTTGGCAAGGAAGTGCACGTTTATGCCCCCACCTATCGCCCTGATGATTTGCCAGCCATCATTCCCTTGGCTAGCCACATAACCTTTAATTCCCTGGGCCAGTGGCAGAGATATGGAGATTTACTCCAAGGGACAAAAGCAAAGGCGGGTTTACGAATTAATCCGGAATATTCGCCAGTGCAAACGGATCTTTACAATCCCTGCGTGCCCGGTTCTCGATTGGGGGTTCAGGGGGCAATGTTAGCGGGGAGTCTGCCAGCAGGTATTAGCGGTTTTCTCTCCCATAATCTCTGTGAAAGCGATCATTTAGCGCTTGCAAAAACCTTGGCCCAAATTGAAAAATTATTTGGTCAATATTTACCCCAAATTGAATGGTTAAACCTAGGCGGCGGACATTTAATGACCAGCCAAGGCTATGACGTGGACTATGCCATTGAAGTAATTAGGGAATTCCACCAACGCCATCCCCATCTGCGGTTGATTATGGAGCCGGGGTCGGCGATCGCCTGGCAGACAGGGTTTTTAATTAGTACAGTGGAGGATTTAATTGCCACGCCGGAATTTACCCACGCCATGCTGGATGTTTCCTTCACTGCCCATATGCCAGACTGCTTGGAAATGCCCTATCGGCCAGAAGTAAGGGGAGCTAGGATTCCTAAAAAGGGAGACAAAGTTTATCGTCTGGGGGGTTCCAGTTGTCTAGCAGGGGATTTTCTCGGGGATTATGCCTTTGATCAGCCTCTGCAGGTAGGCGATCGCCTAATTTTTGAAGATATGATGCACTACACCATGGTCAAAACCACCACCTTTAATGGGGTACACCATCCCGCCATTGGTTGCCTGCGGCGATCGGGGGAGTTTGAGCTGTGGCGAACTTTTGGCTATGAAGATTACCGCAACCGTCTTGGTTAA
- a CDS encoding NFACT family protein: MQSVDYTTLMAICAELQPHWLPARIEQVYQHDRHGLSLALRTLENRGWLTLAWHPQGARICLDTPPPQEPDTFTFSDQLRHQLKGLALISLEPLQPWERVIDLAIAKRPGDEPLYHLFLEVMGKYSNLILTDAQEQIITVAHQVNAQQSRVRTVQTGQPYQPPPALLATPPSLTESFSNWQERVQLIPGLLSKQLLKSYRGVSPMVVRSLLNQAGLDSQINNQNLTGEQWQSLFTAWQNWLQRLEKSDFQGKKISSGYTVLGKNSVVNEVKKIDAVPPQQTADTLPINQLISEYYRTELGREDFQQLRHQIQQKLANLIAKLQQKADTFKQRLAAAANAQQYQQQADLLMAYLHQGQPGLNSITLPDFTDQSPVTIPLQPDKTLIQNAQRLYKQQQKLNRAEAAILPLLAAVKQELAYLTQVETSVQALTKFDNLTDWQTLTEIRDELAEQNYLTLGHSRPRRKETETFQPQQVLTPSGFPVWIGRNNRQNDYLTFRVATEYDLWFHAQEIAGSHVLLRLPPGAIAEDRDLQSAADWAAYYSRGRGEEQVPVVYTEPKYVFKPKGSKPGMVIYQQETVIWGKPGAINLELAKS, encoded by the coding sequence ATGCAATCCGTTGATTACACCACCCTGATGGCCATTTGTGCTGAACTCCAGCCCCATTGGTTGCCCGCCCGCATCGAACAAGTTTACCAGCACGATCGCCATGGTTTATCCTTAGCCCTACGTACGTTGGAAAACCGGGGTTGGTTGACCCTCGCCTGGCATCCCCAGGGAGCAAGGATTTGTTTAGATACTCCCCCGCCCCAGGAACCGGACACGTTTACTTTTAGCGATCAACTGCGGCATCAGCTCAAGGGTCTAGCGTTGATTTCCTTAGAACCCCTGCAACCCTGGGAACGGGTCATTGACCTGGCGATCGCCAAACGGCCGGGGGATGAACCTCTATACCATCTTTTTTTGGAGGTGATGGGCAAATATAGCAATCTGATTTTGACCGATGCCCAAGAGCAAATTATTACTGTAGCTCACCAAGTTAACGCCCAACAATCTCGGGTTAGAACAGTGCAAACGGGACAACCCTATCAACCTCCACCGGCCTTATTGGCCACGCCCCCCTCGTTGACGGAAAGTTTTAGTAATTGGCAGGAACGGGTACAGTTAATTCCGGGTTTGTTAAGTAAACAATTGCTCAAAAGTTACCGGGGAGTCAGTCCCATGGTGGTACGAAGCTTATTAAATCAAGCGGGTCTTGATTCCCAGATTAATAACCAAAATTTAACCGGCGAGCAATGGCAAAGTCTTTTTACTGCTTGGCAAAATTGGCTACAAAGACTGGAAAAATCAGATTTTCAAGGGAAAAAAATATCCTCTGGTTACACGGTATTGGGAAAAAATTCTGTTGTTAACGAAGTCAAAAAAATTGATGCAGTTCCACCGCAGCAAACTGCCGATACATTACCCATTAATCAACTTATCAGTGAATATTACCGAACAGAGTTGGGAAGAGAAGATTTCCAACAATTGCGCCATCAAATTCAACAAAAATTGGCTAACTTAATTGCTAAACTACAACAAAAAGCTGACACTTTTAAACAACGGTTAGCGGCGGCGGCCAATGCCCAACAATATCAACAGCAGGCGGATTTGTTGATGGCTTACCTCCACCAAGGGCAACCGGGTTTAAACTCCATCACTTTGCCGGATTTTACCGATCAATCCCCCGTCACCATTCCTCTGCAACCGGATAAAACCCTGATCCAAAATGCCCAGCGCCTTTATAAACAACAACAAAAACTGAACCGGGCTGAAGCGGCGATTCTACCCTTATTAGCGGCAGTTAAGCAGGAGTTAGCCTACCTGACCCAGGTGGAAACTAGTGTGCAGGCTCTAACGAAATTTGATAATCTCACCGACTGGCAAACGTTAACGGAAATCCGGGATGAGTTGGCGGAACAAAACTATTTGACCCTGGGCCATAGCCGTCCCCGCCGTAAGGAAACGGAGACTTTTCAGCCCCAACAGGTGTTAACCCCCTCTGGTTTTCCGGTCTGGATTGGTCGCAACAATCGTCAAAATGATTACCTTACCTTTCGGGTTGCCACCGAGTATGACCTGTGGTTCCACGCCCAGGAAATTGCCGGTAGTCATGTTCTACTGCGGTTACCCCCAGGGGCGATCGCCGAAGACCGGGATCTGCAATCAGCGGCGGACTGGGCGGCCTATTACAGCCGGGGACGGGGGGAGGAACAGGTACCCGTGGTTTATACCGAGCCTAAATATGTGTTTAAACCCAAGGGCAGTAAGCCGGGCATGGTGATTTATCAACAGGAAACCGTTATTTGGGGTAAACCGGGAGCCATTAATTTGGAATTGGCTAAAAGTTAA
- a CDS encoding FAD/NAD(P)-binding oxidoreductase, which yields MSALNHQIIVVGGGAAGITVAAQLLKQQPKLDLAIVEPCDKHYYQPAWTLVGGGTFAMEDTIKPEQDCIPSGAKWIKASVASFDPENNCLTLQDGRSLSYEYLVVCPGIQINWHLIPGLQESLGKNSVTSNYDRRYAPYTWELLQNFKGGNALFTFPATPIKCAGAPQKIMYLADETFRKNGVREKTNITYGVAVGKIFGIPGYCESLEKVAAKKNIDVRYHHNLKAINPDAKEATFTVNGETEVTIPYDIIHVAPPMSAPDFIKNSPLAAENGGWVDVDKFTLQHNRYGNVFSLGDASSLPTSRTAAAVRKQAPVVATNLLALLNNKKPAEQYGGYTCCPLVTGYGKTIMAEFDYDGQPKSSFPFDPTQERWSMWLVKRYVLPWLYWNRMLKGEAFEPDKWKPLLGKS from the coding sequence ATGAGTGCATTGAACCATCAAATTATCGTTGTTGGGGGAGGAGCGGCCGGCATCACCGTGGCGGCCCAATTATTAAAACAGCAACCTAAACTCGACCTGGCGATCGTAGAACCCTGCGATAAACACTATTACCAACCCGCCTGGACCCTAGTGGGGGGCGGAACCTTCGCCATGGAAGACACCATCAAACCGGAGCAGGATTGCATTCCCAGCGGCGCTAAATGGATCAAAGCCAGCGTGGCCAGTTTCGACCCGGAAAATAATTGTCTCACCCTCCAGGACGGCCGCAGTCTCAGCTACGAATATCTGGTGGTTTGTCCCGGCATTCAAATTAATTGGCATCTGATTCCCGGGCTGCAGGAATCCCTTGGTAAAAATAGTGTTACAAGCAACTACGATCGCCGTTATGCCCCCTACACCTGGGAACTGTTGCAAAACTTTAAAGGCGGCAATGCCCTGTTCACTTTTCCGGCCACCCCGATTAAATGTGCCGGTGCACCCCAAAAAATAATGTATTTGGCCGATGAAACCTTCCGCAAAAATGGCGTGCGGGAAAAAACCAATATTACCTACGGGGTAGCGGTGGGAAAAATCTTCGGCATTCCCGGCTACTGCGAATCCTTGGAAAAGGTGGCGGCCAAGAAGAATATTGATGTGCGCTATCACCATAATTTGAAAGCCATTAACCCCGATGCAAAGGAAGCTACCTTCACCGTAAACGGCGAAACGGAAGTTACCATCCCCTACGACATAATTCATGTGGCGCCCCCGATGTCAGCCCCTGATTTCATTAAAAACAGCCCCTTAGCGGCGGAAAACGGCGGTTGGGTTGATGTGGACAAATTCACCCTGCAACATAATCGCTACGGCAACGTATTTAGCTTGGGCGATGCTTCTTCCCTGCCCACTTCCCGGACAGCGGCGGCGGTGCGGAAACAGGCTCCCGTGGTGGCGACCAATCTTTTGGCACTGTTGAACAATAAAAAACCAGCGGAACAATACGGCGGTTACACCTGCTGTCCCTTGGTCACCGGCTACGGCAAAACCATCATGGCGGAGTTTGACTATGATGGTCAGCCCAAATCCAGTTTCCCCTTTGACCCTACCCAGGAGCGATGGAGTATGTGGCTAGTGAAACGCTACGTCTTGCCCTGGCTGTACTGGAACCGGATGTTGAAGGGGGAAGCCTTTGAACCGGACAAATGGAAGCCCCTTTTGGGTAAATCCTAA
- the gcvH gene encoding glycine cleavage system protein GcvH — translation MELEHPDDLYYLDSHEYVRFDGETATVGLSAFAVDELGDIVFVELPEEGDKVEFEQAMGAVESVKAASDLYSPVTGTVIEKNTALEDQPELLNQDPYGEEGWLIKVRLDDVEDAQEGLLTAGDYRATLETGD, via the coding sequence ATGGAACTGGAACATCCCGACGATCTCTATTATTTGGATTCCCACGAGTATGTCCGCTTTGATGGGGAAACGGCCACCGTTGGCCTGAGTGCCTTTGCGGTGGATGAGTTGGGGGATATTGTCTTTGTGGAGTTACCCGAAGAAGGGGACAAAGTGGAATTTGAGCAGGCCATGGGGGCGGTGGAATCGGTTAAAGCCGCATCGGATTTATATTCCCCCGTTACGGGCACTGTGATCGAAAAAAACACAGCCTTGGAAGATCAGCCGGAATTGCTCAATCAAGACCCCTACGGCGAAGAAGGTTGGTTAATTAAAGTGCGGCTGGATGATGTGGAAGATGCCCAAGAAGGATTACTAACTGCTGGGGATTACCGGGCAACATTGGAAACGGGGGATTAG
- a CDS encoding chlorophyll A-B-binding protein — translation MNNENSKFGFTAFAENWNGRLAMIGFSSALILELVSGQGVLHFFGIL, via the coding sequence ATGAACAACGAAAACTCTAAATTTGGATTCACCGCTTTCGCCGAAAACTGGAATGGCCGCTTGGCTATGATCGGCTTTTCTTCCGCTTTGATCCTTGAGCTTGTTTCTGGTCAAGGTGTGCTCCACTTCTTCGGCATTCTCTAA